One window from the genome of Myxococcus virescens encodes:
- a CDS encoding DUF1428 domain-containing protein, with protein MAYIDGFVCAVPSANKEAYRQAASAAAPLFKEFGATRFVENWGDDVPEGKVTDLRRAVKAEPDEVIVFSWIEYPSKAVRDEANAKAMRDPRMEEMGANMPFDGKRMIFGGFVPSIHEGGAGRPGYVDGSLVPVPVGNKEAYHAIASRLAAVLLEHGAMRVVDAWGDDVPDGKVTDFKGAVKATADEQVVFAWIEWPSKEARDAGWGKAMADPRMHPGSMPYDEGRRSHGGFVPMLVETAATGTGA; from the coding sequence ATGGCCTACATCGATGGATTCGTGTGCGCAGTCCCCTCGGCGAACAAGGAGGCGTACCGGCAGGCCGCTAGCGCCGCCGCGCCGCTGTTCAAGGAGTTTGGTGCGACGCGCTTCGTTGAGAACTGGGGGGACGATGTCCCTGAAGGCAAGGTCACCGACCTGCGGCGCGCGGTGAAGGCCGAGCCGGATGAGGTCATCGTCTTCTCCTGGATTGAGTATCCCAGCAAGGCGGTGCGCGACGAAGCGAACGCGAAGGCCATGCGTGACCCAAGGATGGAGGAGATGGGCGCGAACATGCCCTTCGATGGGAAGCGGATGATCTTCGGCGGCTTCGTTCCCAGCATCCATGAGGGCGGAGCGGGCAGGCCCGGCTATGTCGATGGCTCCCTCGTGCCGGTGCCGGTTGGAAACAAGGAGGCCTACCATGCCATCGCGTCCCGTCTCGCGGCGGTGCTGCTGGAGCATGGCGCCATGCGCGTCGTCGACGCATGGGGAGACGACGTCCCCGACGGGAAGGTCACTGACTTCAAGGGCGCGGTGAAGGCCACCGCGGATGAGCAGGTCGTCTTCGCTTGGATTGAGTGGCCGTCGAAGGAGGCGCGCGACGCCGGGTGGGGGAAGGCCATGGCCGATCCGCGCATGCACCCGGGCAGCATGCCCTATGACGAGGGCCGCAGGTCCCACGGCGGCTTCGTGCCGATGCTGGTTGAGACGGCGGCGACGGGCACGGGCGCGTAG
- a CDS encoding MarR family winged helix-turn-helix transcriptional regulator — protein sequence MSRAVSFATTLHVRDHCLCLVVQQAARALARRFDEALRPVGLTHGQFSLLMSLNRPQPPSIGPVAELLAMDRTTLTANLKPLERRGLVKTTVDPADRRGRLLTLTDAGLQLLQSALPHWERMNEETEQLLAQTDVDALRAGLRALS from the coding sequence ATGTCCAGAGCCGTCTCATTCGCCACGACGCTTCACGTCCGTGACCACTGCCTGTGCCTGGTGGTCCAGCAGGCCGCGCGCGCCCTGGCGCGGCGCTTCGATGAAGCCCTGCGCCCCGTGGGCCTCACGCATGGACAGTTCTCACTGCTGATGTCGCTCAATCGCCCCCAGCCGCCGTCCATCGGCCCCGTCGCGGAGCTCCTGGCGATGGACCGGACCACGCTGACAGCCAACCTGAAGCCGCTCGAAAGGCGCGGGCTGGTGAAGACCACCGTCGACCCGGCCGACCGCCGCGGGCGATTGCTGACGCTGACGGACGCAGGGCTCCAACTCCTTCAATCCGCGCTGCCCCACTGGGAGAGGATGAACGAGGAGACGGAGCAACTGCTGGCGCAAACCGATGTCGACGCCCTTCGGGCTGGGCTGCGGGCGCTCTCCTGA
- a CDS encoding 2OG-Fe(II) oxygenase, producing the protein MSIATHEEGPLRGPSFFFSRTALRALALAHRASYGAARPHPHAVIDGFLGKPLASELAGVFPGATEANWKRRDHPEQAARLGQLQRKAFEDVPGALRHLLSEFSGMAFIDFLESLTGVQGLIPDPHFRGAGLHLTLRGGHLALHADFNRDRFRALSRRLTVLYYLNPGWEPAWGGDLELWSADLSQCETRIAPLLDRLVVMAHGDDHWHGHPTALACPEGRGRAAVAAYFYTAEEAPNAPEPHSAIWAPPRS; encoded by the coding sequence GTGAGCATCGCGACCCACGAAGAAGGCCCGCTGCGAGGACCGAGCTTCTTTTTCAGCCGCACGGCGCTCCGCGCGCTCGCGCTGGCCCATCGCGCCAGCTACGGCGCGGCGCGGCCTCACCCCCACGCCGTCATCGATGGCTTCCTGGGGAAGCCGCTTGCGTCCGAACTGGCGGGGGTCTTCCCGGGCGCGACCGAGGCGAATTGGAAGCGACGCGACCACCCCGAACAGGCGGCTCGACTGGGACAGCTTCAGCGCAAGGCATTCGAAGACGTCCCCGGAGCGCTCCGGCACCTGCTTTCGGAGTTCTCCGGCATGGCGTTCATCGACTTCCTGGAGTCACTCACCGGGGTGCAAGGGCTCATCCCGGATCCGCATTTCCGAGGCGCCGGGCTGCACCTCACGTTGCGTGGGGGGCATCTGGCGCTGCACGCCGACTTCAACCGCGATCGCTTCCGCGCGCTCTCCCGCCGGCTCACCGTCCTCTACTACCTGAACCCCGGCTGGGAACCCGCCTGGGGAGGGGACCTCGAGCTGTGGAGCGCGGACCTCTCCCAGTGCGAGACGCGAATCGCCCCCCTCCTGGATCGCCTGGTTGTGATGGCCCACGGCGACGACCACTGGCACGGACACCCCACCGCGCTGGCGTGTCCCGAGGGACGAGGGCGCGCCGCGGTCGCGGCCTACTTCTACACCGCGGAGGAAGCCCCCAACGCGCCGGAGCCCCACAGCGCTATCTGGGCACCACCGCGCTCGTAG
- a CDS encoding acyltransferase family protein, with protein MTTEPSEPLHLPEYLPALDGLRGVAVLMVVAYHSLTGLRSASLGSLFQVGWAGVDLFFVLSGFLITRILVQTRERGGYFRTFYARRALRIWPLYFLVLAFSFGVMGRLLPALAFDTQRYPWVTYALYLQNLWMTDFGPAPINVTWSLAIEEQFYLVWPLLVFFLRNGQLRALLWACVLLSPVARLAALWEGAAPIQVYTFTLFRLDGLALGGLLALGVVDGRATADGLSRWGARLAVPALLVACGLSLVFFGQGAAIHMATALTGPGGPQVRVLLVAGLYTLWAVGFASLLGWVLSGRARVLQAVLQWRPLRFVGQVSYGLYLFHALVIPAGGHYTRPLFYRFIPSTFVATAVGILFEYAVLLALTLVSWRFFEKPLLRLKDRFTHPEAAGKAVAPTA; from the coding sequence ATGACGACCGAACCCTCGGAGCCGCTGCACCTGCCGGAGTACCTTCCCGCGTTGGACGGGCTGCGCGGCGTGGCGGTGCTGATGGTGGTTGCCTATCACTCACTGACAGGGCTGCGCAGCGCGTCGCTGGGCTCACTCTTCCAGGTGGGCTGGGCGGGCGTGGACCTCTTCTTCGTCCTCTCTGGCTTCCTGATTACGCGCATCCTCGTGCAGACGCGTGAGCGTGGAGGCTACTTCCGTACCTTCTACGCGCGGCGGGCGCTGCGCATCTGGCCCCTGTACTTCCTGGTGCTGGCCTTCTCCTTTGGCGTCATGGGGCGGCTGCTGCCGGCCCTGGCCTTCGATACCCAGCGCTATCCCTGGGTGACCTACGCGCTGTACCTCCAGAACCTTTGGATGACGGACTTCGGTCCCGCGCCCATCAACGTGACGTGGTCCCTGGCCATCGAGGAGCAGTTCTACCTGGTGTGGCCGCTGCTCGTGTTCTTCCTCCGGAACGGGCAGCTCCGCGCGCTCCTGTGGGCGTGCGTGCTGCTGTCCCCCGTGGCGCGCCTCGCGGCCCTGTGGGAGGGCGCGGCGCCCATCCAGGTCTACACCTTCACGCTGTTCCGTCTGGATGGATTGGCGCTCGGTGGATTGTTGGCGCTGGGCGTGGTGGATGGCCGCGCCACGGCGGACGGCCTGTCACGGTGGGGCGCGCGGCTCGCGGTGCCCGCGTTGCTCGTGGCCTGCGGGTTGTCCCTCGTCTTCTTCGGCCAGGGCGCCGCCATTCACATGGCAACGGCGCTTACGGGGCCGGGCGGCCCGCAGGTCCGCGTGCTGCTGGTTGCGGGCCTGTACACGCTTTGGGCGGTGGGCTTCGCCAGCCTGCTGGGGTGGGTGCTCTCCGGGCGCGCGCGGGTGCTCCAGGCTGTGTTGCAATGGCGGCCCCTGCGCTTCGTCGGGCAGGTGAGCTACGGGCTCTACCTGTTCCATGCGCTCGTCATCCCCGCCGGCGGCCATTACACGCGGCCGCTGTTCTACCGCTTCATTCCTTCGACGTTTGTCGCTACCGCGGTGGGCATCCTGTTCGAGTACGCGGTGCTGCTGGCGCTCACGCTCGTTTCGTGGCGCTTCTTCGAGAAGCCCTTGCTGCGTCTCAAGGACCGATTCACGCATCCGGAAGCCGCGGGGAAGGCCGTGGCTCCCACGGCTTGA